In Streptomyces thermolilacinus SPC6, a single genomic region encodes these proteins:
- a CDS encoding transglutaminase family protein, producing the protein MHEHTEPGRWRTRFAEAAREERPGLAELCLLIGAEAEPGLGEAGMDAAEIELDRLAGLLPYGPKTPHGWAAALASLLGGRYDFHGTPGDYRRLESSLLHQVLRRRRGLPILLSVVWMEVARRAGAPVYGVALPGHFVVGFGDPGERVLADPFAGGRPMTEADTELLVAGATGEPLRPSMLLPADPLDMVLRILNNIRAWAAGRPERSDVALWAVELALLLPSHPARLRYERAQLLVERGDFTAGAAEMEAYADVVAAVEPTTAATLRAQARAARARLN; encoded by the coding sequence ATGCACGAGCACACCGAGCCCGGCCGGTGGCGGACCCGGTTCGCCGAGGCGGCCCGCGAGGAGCGGCCCGGCCTGGCGGAGCTGTGCCTGCTGATCGGCGCCGAGGCGGAGCCCGGGCTCGGCGAGGCGGGGATGGACGCCGCGGAGATCGAGCTGGACCGGCTGGCCGGACTGCTGCCGTACGGGCCGAAGACCCCGCACGGCTGGGCGGCGGCACTGGCGTCGCTGCTCGGCGGGCGGTACGACTTCCACGGGACGCCCGGCGACTACCGGCGCCTGGAGTCGTCGCTGCTCCACCAGGTGCTGCGGCGCCGCCGGGGGCTGCCGATCCTGCTGTCCGTCGTGTGGATGGAGGTGGCGCGGCGGGCGGGGGCGCCGGTGTACGGGGTGGCGCTGCCGGGGCACTTCGTCGTCGGGTTCGGGGACCCGGGCGAGCGGGTGCTGGCGGACCCGTTCGCCGGGGGCCGGCCGATGACGGAGGCCGACACGGAGCTGCTGGTGGCGGGCGCCACCGGGGAGCCGCTGCGGCCGTCGATGCTGCTGCCCGCCGACCCGCTGGACATGGTGCTGCGCATCCTCAACAACATCCGCGCCTGGGCGGCCGGGCGGCCCGAGCGCTCCGACGTGGCGCTGTGGGCGGTGGAGCTGGCGCTGCTGCTGCCGTCGCACCCGGCGCGGCTGCGGTACGAGCGGGCGCAGCTCCTCGTCGAGCGCGGGGACTTCACGGCCGGTGCGGCGGAGATGGAGGCGTACGCGGACGTGGTCGCCGCGGTGGAGCCGACGACCGCCGCGACCCTCCGCGCCCAGGCCCGCGCGGCCCGGGCCCGGCTCAACTGA
- a CDS encoding DUF6113 family protein: MSVVVKVLTHTVLVVLGVLVGLAGALFQAAWLPAGLLLALLATAALFYGGLRAVGGQAGVLSSGAGWLAAVVAIGFGRGEGDKLLWGGMADLVFVLGGMALAVMCATLSVLPQQRGPRRPVDGGRART; the protein is encoded by the coding sequence GTGAGCGTCGTGGTGAAGGTCCTCACGCACACGGTCCTCGTCGTGCTGGGCGTGCTCGTCGGGCTGGCCGGGGCGCTGTTCCAGGCCGCGTGGCTCCCCGCCGGGCTGCTGCTCGCGCTGCTGGCCACGGCCGCCCTCTTCTACGGAGGGCTGCGCGCCGTCGGCGGCCAGGCGGGCGTCCTGTCGTCCGGCGCGGGCTGGCTGGCCGCCGTCGTGGCGATCGGCTTCGGGCGCGGCGAGGGCGACAAGCTCCTGTGGGGCGGGATGGCCGATCTCGTGTTCGTGCTCGGGGGGATGGCGCTGGCTGTGATGTGCGCCACCCTGTCCGTCCTGCCGCAACAGCGGGGCCCGCGGCGGCCAGTTGACGGGGGACGTGCCCGAACTTGA
- the mshB gene encoding N-acetyl-1-D-myo-inositol-2-amino-2-deoxy-alpha-D-glucopyranoside deacetylase, whose translation MTDLPARRLLLVHAHPDDESINNGATMARYAAEGALVTLVTCTRGEEGEVIPPGLAHLAPDREDRLGPHRVGELAAAMRELGVTDHRFLGGPGRFRDSGMMGVPQNDREGAFWSAPVDAAAAHLVEVVREVRPQVLVTYDPDGGYGHPDHIQAHRVAMRAADLAADPAYAPGLGAPHRIAKIYWNRVPRPVAEEGFAALRAATDVTFPGVADIGDVPGVVDDELVTAEIDGTAYADRKAAAMRAHATQIVVRGRFFALSNDLGQPLFDREYYQLARGESGAPAGERETDLFAGVTA comes from the coding sequence ATGACGGATCTCCCCGCCCGTCGTCTGCTCCTGGTGCACGCGCACCCCGACGACGAGTCGATCAACAACGGCGCCACCATGGCCAGGTACGCGGCCGAGGGCGCCCTGGTCACCCTGGTGACCTGCACACGGGGCGAGGAGGGCGAGGTCATCCCGCCCGGCCTCGCCCATCTCGCGCCCGACCGCGAGGACCGGCTGGGACCCCACCGCGTCGGTGAACTGGCCGCCGCCATGCGGGAGCTGGGGGTCACCGACCACCGCTTCCTCGGCGGCCCGGGCCGCTTCCGCGACTCCGGAATGATGGGCGTCCCGCAGAACGACCGCGAGGGCGCCTTCTGGAGCGCCCCCGTGGACGCCGCCGCCGCGCATCTCGTCGAGGTCGTCCGGGAGGTCCGCCCGCAGGTCCTGGTGACGTACGACCCCGACGGCGGATACGGCCACCCCGACCACATCCAGGCCCACCGCGTCGCCATGCGCGCCGCCGACCTGGCCGCCGACCCGGCGTACGCGCCCGGCCTCGGCGCCCCCCACAGGATCGCCAAGATCTACTGGAACCGGGTGCCCCGCCCGGTCGCCGAGGAGGGCTTCGCCGCCCTGCGCGCCGCCACCGACGTCACCTTCCCCGGCGTCGCCGACATCGGCGACGTACCGGGCGTGGTGGACGACGAGCTGGTCACCGCCGAGATCGACGGCACCGCGTACGCCGACCGCAAGGCCGCCGCCATGCGCGCGCACGCCACGCAGATCGTCGTACGGGGCCGGTTCTTCGCCCTCTCCAACGACCTCGGGCAGCCCCTCTTCGACCGCGAGTACTACCAGTTGGCGCGTGGCGAGTCGGGCGCTCCGGCGGGGGAGCGGGAGACCGACCTGTTCGCGGGGGTGACCGCGTGA